In Bactrocera oleae isolate idBacOlea1 chromosome 3, idBacOlea1, whole genome shotgun sequence, a genomic segment contains:
- the LOC118683268 gene encoding uncharacterized protein has translation MGGAGSSVKAKGSGRKRQTTAKKLKSDRRLATKILERYGGKQADQETDQHVSTLEWAKRVLSDVNVGKGGPSVPPASMKRQRSQEGEFSLGKKPRVGAAPMFSEIAKLASSIELGVYDSSRGDGAISHEEWKRVAAAISTVFMKVVRGSPGPPPRCESAGWNLGLHKLVRCADERSAFLYKEAVARLGEVWKRARLEAVAKSDLPIRPRARVWLPAEPSTPTEIEEILRYCNPSLPTQDWKVVRLERTEEPYRQALILLNKESLAPLSSAKGAISYGFERVVLRILPNEARADGPSPPAEVEESGRATHSKMDIDPILSDTVSTGGGSSVDDGSVFRLDRLFEAAGVDSTDECAELALLERSLEDEDPPN, from the coding sequence ATGGGGGGCGCGGGGTCCTCAGTGAAAGCTAAGGGCTCCGGGAGGAAACGCCAGActacagctaaaaagctgaagtcggaccgtcggctggctaccaagattttggagcgctacggtggcaagcaggctgaccaGGAAACTGATCAGCATGTtagcacacttgagtgggccaaAAGGGTGCTAAGCGACGTCAATGTCGGGAAAGGGGGGCCGAGCGTACCCCCAGCATCGATGAAGCGACAGAGGTCGCAGGAGGGGGAATTCTCCCTTGGTAAGAAGCCTCGAGTCGGAGCGGCaccgatgtttagcgaaatcgctaaactcgccagCTCAATTGAGCTCGGGGTATACGACAGCagcaggggagatggagccatctcccatgaagagtggaagcgggtagcggctgctatctccacagtgttcatgaaggtggtcaggggaagccctggaccaccccctagatgtgaaagtgccgggtggaatctcggcttacacaaacttgtaaggtgtgccgacgaacggtcggcattcctttataaggaggcggtagccaggcTGGGGGAAGTATGGAAGCGggcaaggctcgaggcggtggccaaatcggatcttccGATCCGACCTCGTGCTcgtgtctggcttccggccgaaccctccaccccgaccgaaattgaagagatattgcggtactgcaatccatctcttcccacccaGGACTGGAAGGTGgttaggctggagaggaccgaggaaccatatcggcaagcgctgatactcctaaataaggagtccctcgctcctctcagcagtgcaaagggggccataagctatggcttcgagagggtcgtcCTCAGGATTCTCCCAAATGAAGCCAGGGCTGATGGCCCGTCGCCACCAGCTGaggtggaagagagtgggagaGCGACCCACTCTAAAATGGATATCGACCCCATCCTCTCGGATAcggtgagcacggggggcggatcgtcagTCGATGATGGATCCGTTTTCAGACTCGACCGTCTGTTTGAGGCTGCTGGGGTCGATAGTACGGATGAatgtgcggaactcgcactgctggagaggagtttggaggatgaggatcctccaaattaa